One genomic region from Glaciimonas sp. PAMC28666 encodes:
- a CDS encoding prevent-host-death protein, translating to MRAVQFGNRNAITIRGAAIADLIPSEVSQKTDVAAGVAHMQRMMASYPPIIGIDTKALIEEGRH from the coding sequence TTGCGCGCTGTTCAATTCGGCAACCGTAACGCAATCACCATCAGAGGAGCAGCGATTGCCGACCTGATCCCTTCGGAGGTGTCACAGAAAACCGATGTTGCCGCAGGGGTGGCCCACATGCAGCGTATGATGGCATCATATCCGCCGATCATCGGAATCGACACCAAAGCGCTGATCGAGGAAGGGCGCCATTAA
- a CDS encoding glycosyltransferase family 4 protein, with product MRVLHFYKTSFPSSMGGVEQVIAQLARGTSKLGVQTDVLSLSANPGVSPMAMDGHSLYRAKLNIEIASSGFSASAFWQFAQLAKKADVIHFHFPWPFMDLVHFATRAHKPTVVTYHSDIIRQQKLLKIYRPLKRMFLSSVDRIVATSPSYLSSSAVLTRYADKVSVIPIGLDKTSYPAPLPALQQYWRERLGEKFFLFIGVLRQYKGLHILLAAAQGTNYPIVIVGAGPMEEELKAQVAQLGLQNVHFLGQVSEEDKVALLTMSYAVILPSHLRSEAFGISLLEGAMYGKPLLSCELGTATTFINLSNETGLVVPPNDVDALRNAMQVLWDNPEVAAEMGRRAEERYWAQFTAKQMASSYVALYTELMTEPRKVPSSAALKLRAD from the coding sequence ATGCGTGTACTCCATTTCTACAAAACCTCTTTCCCGAGTTCAATGGGCGGCGTCGAACAGGTGATTGCGCAGCTGGCCAGAGGCACCAGCAAGCTGGGGGTGCAGACCGATGTGCTGTCGTTGAGTGCTAACCCTGGCGTTAGCCCGATGGCCATGGATGGGCATTCGTTATATCGCGCCAAACTGAATATCGAGATTGCGTCTTCCGGTTTTTCTGCGTCGGCTTTTTGGCAATTTGCGCAGCTGGCGAAAAAAGCGGATGTGATTCACTTTCACTTCCCCTGGCCGTTCATGGATCTGGTGCATTTTGCGACGCGGGCGCACAAGCCGACGGTGGTGACTTACCATTCGGATATCATCCGGCAACAAAAATTACTGAAAATCTATCGTCCGTTGAAGCGCATGTTTTTGTCGAGCGTGGACCGGATTGTGGCGACCTCGCCGAGCTACCTGAGCAGCAGCGCTGTGCTGACGCGCTACGCGGACAAGGTCAGCGTGATTCCGATTGGGCTGGATAAAACTAGCTATCCTGCGCCGCTGCCAGCACTGCAGCAATATTGGCGGGAACGCCTTGGTGAAAAGTTTTTTTTATTTATCGGCGTTCTGCGGCAGTACAAAGGTTTGCATATTTTGCTGGCCGCGGCGCAAGGCACCAATTACCCGATCGTGATTGTGGGCGCGGGTCCGATGGAGGAGGAACTGAAGGCGCAGGTGGCGCAGCTTGGGCTGCAAAATGTGCACTTTTTGGGCCAGGTTTCCGAGGAAGATAAAGTCGCGCTGCTGACAATGTCTTACGCCGTTATTCTTCCGTCGCATCTGCGTTCTGAAGCGTTTGGTATTTCGTTGCTGGAAGGTGCAATGTACGGCAAGCCGTTATTGTCTTGCGAGCTGGGAACGGCCACCACCTTCATTAATCTTTCCAACGAAACCGGGCTGGTGGTACCGCCGAATGATGTCGATGCGCTGCGCAATGCGATGCAGGTGCTGTGGGACAATCCGGAAGTTGCCGCCGAAATGGGCCGCCGCGCTGAGGAGCGTTATTGGGCGCAATTTACGGCGAAGCAAATGGCCTCATCGTATGTGGCGTTGTACACTGAATTGATGACCGAGCCGCGCAAAGTTCCGTCCTCTGCTGCGCTGAAACTGCGGGCTGATTGA